In the genome of Polaribacter sp. MED152, one region contains:
- a CDS encoding glycoside hydrolase family 13 protein, with the protein MKKIIFFLGLVFMISCNTSEDNIKVTPAEVKNQFLNRVEPTNWWVGMKNTKLQLLVHHPNISEYNAEINYAGVTFKNATKTTKSNNYLFLDLEISETTTAGKFDITFKKENSETLTHTYELKSREKSADSYKGFDSSDAIYLITPDRYTNADESNDRIPNLKDQSLDRTDGYKRHGGDLQGITNGVDYISDLGFTAIWPTPVLTNDMPRGSYHGYAITDYYQVDPRFGNLEDYKNLSKKLREKDMKLIMDQVANHCGLEHWWMKDLPFNDWVNDQAYYEKNKENWTQKIVNRSNHRRTTNQDLYASKADNKGNNEGWFVSGMPDLNQRNPFMANYIIQNSIWWIETLGLGGIRQDTYPYPDKKFMANWAGAIMNEYPNFSIVGEEWSYNPLLVGYWQTGSKNKDGYESNLKSTMDFPMQKAIIDGINEEESWGTGLVKIYEGLANDFHYATPKDIMVFLDNHDEGRMFTALNEDATKAKMALSYMLMMPRIPQIYYGTEILMDDTANHGDHGLIRTDFPGGWKGDTVNAFTGEGLSSDKKEMQSFVKSVLNYRKDSKAIQEGRTLHFAPLNGTYFLFRISNSETVVHIINKNNEPVVIDLKRFKEVGLTNKTLKNIVTGDDFIWQDQLELAQKGSLILTTKN; encoded by the coding sequence ATGAAAAAAATAATTTTCTTTTTAGGACTCGTTTTTATGATTTCCTGTAATACTTCTGAAGATAATATAAAAGTTACTCCAGCAGAAGTAAAAAATCAATTTTTGAATAGAGTGGAACCAACAAATTGGTGGGTTGGTATGAAGAATACAAAACTTCAATTGTTAGTGCATCATCCAAATATTTCTGAATATAATGCAGAAATTAATTATGCAGGAGTAACCTTCAAGAACGCTACAAAAACTACAAAAAGTAATAATTACCTTTTTTTAGATTTAGAAATTTCAGAAACAACAACAGCTGGAAAATTTGACATCACATTTAAAAAAGAAAATTCTGAAACTTTAACACATACCTATGAGTTAAAATCTAGAGAAAAATCAGCAGATTCTTATAAAGGTTTTGATAGTTCTGATGCTATTTATTTAATTACTCCAGATCGTTATACAAATGCTGATGAATCTAATGATCGAATCCCAAATCTAAAAGACCAATCTTTAGACAGAACAGATGGTTACAAAAGGCATGGAGGAGATTTACAAGGTATTACAAATGGCGTAGATTATATTTCAGACTTAGGTTTTACAGCTATTTGGCCAACTCCTGTTTTAACCAACGATATGCCAAGAGGCTCTTACCATGGTTATGCAATTACAGATTACTATCAAGTAGATCCGCGTTTTGGAAATTTAGAAGATTATAAAAATCTATCTAAAAAATTACGAGAAAAGGATATGAAATTGATCATGGATCAAGTTGCAAATCATTGTGGTTTAGAACATTGGTGGATGAAAGATTTACCTTTTAATGATTGGGTGAATGACCAAGCATATTATGAGAAAAACAAAGAGAATTGGACTCAAAAAATCGTAAACAGATCCAATCATAGACGAACTACAAATCAAGATTTATACGCTTCAAAAGCAGATAATAAAGGAAATAATGAAGGTTGGTTTGTTTCTGGAATGCCAGATTTAAATCAAAGAAATCCGTTTATGGCGAATTATATTATTCAAAATAGTATTTGGTGGATAGAGACTTTAGGACTAGGAGGGATTAGACAAGATACTTATCCGTACCCAGATAAAAAATTTATGGCAAATTGGGCTGGTGCAATTATGAACGAATACCCTAATTTTTCGATTGTTGGAGAAGAATGGAGCTACAATCCATTATTAGTTGGTTATTGGCAAACTGGTTCAAAAAACAAGGATGGTTATGAATCTAATTTAAAATCAACTATGGATTTTCCAATGCAGAAAGCAATCATAGATGGTATTAATGAGGAGGAATCTTGGGGAACAGGATTGGTAAAAATCTACGAAGGTTTAGCAAATGATTTTCATTATGCTACCCCTAAAGATATTATGGTTTTTTTAGATAATCATGATGAAGGAAGAATGTTTACAGCTTTAAATGAGGATGCTACAAAAGCAAAAATGGCGTTAAGTTATATGCTAATGATGCCAAGAATTCCTCAAATTTATTACGGAACAGAAATATTAATGGATGATACTGCTAATCATGGAGATCATGGATTAATTAGAACTGATTTTCCTGGAGGTTGGAAAGGTGATACAGTAAATGCTTTTACAGGTGAAGGTTTATCATCGGATAAAAAAGAAATGCAATCTTTTGTAAAATCAGTTTTAAATTATAGAAAAGATAGTAAAGCAATTCAAGAAGGTAGAACATTGCATTTTGCACCCTTAAATGGTACATATTTTCTTTTTAGAATATCAAATTCAGAAACTGTTGTTCATATTATCAATAAAAATAACGAACCAGTTGTTATAGATTTGAAGCGTTTTAAAGAAGTTGGTTTAACTAATAAAACATTAAAAAATATTGTAACTGGAGATGATTTTATTTGGCAAGATCAATTAGAATTAGCACAAAAAGGAAGTCTTATTTTAACTACAAAGAATTAG
- a CDS encoding alpha/beta hydrolase → MKKVVFILIFLISISCKSQDQTKAVIKVYQLENAVLAGGKLMRVDSFPSQFITPRPVDVWLPDNYSSNKKYAVLYMHDGQNLFDETTTWNKQEWKIDEVATKLMKDGVTRDFIVVGVHNIPKIRWQDLFPEKAMNFVPKEEKEALYAEAKKNNFSVDLNGDDYLRFIVKELKPYIDQTYAVHTDIQNTFVMGSSMGGLMSMYAIAEYPEIFEGAACVSTHWVGASPSKTNPLPDAIFKYLEKNIPSSENHRMYFDYGNKTLDQFYPQYAPRVDSIFLNAGYTKNNFKNLFFEGTDHSENSWQKRVDIPLTFLLKK, encoded by the coding sequence ATGAAAAAAGTCGTATTTATTTTGATATTTCTAATATCAATTTCATGTAAATCTCAAGATCAAACAAAAGCTGTAATTAAGGTATATCAGTTAGAAAATGCTGTTTTAGCTGGTGGAAAATTAATGAGAGTAGATTCTTTTCCATCTCAATTTATAACTCCAAGACCTGTAGATGTTTGGTTGCCAGATAATTATTCTTCAAACAAAAAATATGCAGTTTTATACATGCATGATGGTCAAAATTTATTTGATGAAACTACAACTTGGAATAAGCAAGAATGGAAAATAGATGAAGTAGCAACCAAGTTAATGAAAGATGGTGTTACTAGAGATTTTATAGTTGTTGGTGTTCATAATATTCCAAAAATTAGATGGCAAGATTTGTTTCCTGAAAAAGCAATGAATTTTGTGCCAAAGGAAGAAAAAGAGGCTTTATATGCAGAAGCGAAAAAAAATAATTTTAGTGTAGATTTAAATGGTGACGATTATCTAAGATTCATCGTTAAAGAATTAAAACCTTATATAGATCAAACCTATGCTGTGCATACAGATATACAGAATACGTTTGTAATGGGTTCATCTATGGGCGGTTTAATGAGTATGTATGCAATTGCTGAGTATCCAGAAATTTTTGAAGGTGCAGCATGTGTTTCTACGCATTGGGTAGGTGCTTCACCAAGTAAAACAAACCCATTGCCTGATGCTATATTTAAATATTTAGAAAAAAATATTCCAAGTTCAGAAAACCATAGAATGTATTTTGATTATGGTAATAAGACTTTAGATCAATTTTATCCTCAATATGCACCAAGAGTAGATAGTATATTTCTAAACGCGGGTTACACAAAAAATAATTTTAAAAATTTGTTTTTTGAAGGCACAGATCACTCAGAAAATTCATGGCAGAAAAGAGTAGATATTCCTTTAACATTCTTACTTAAGAAATAG